In one Neobacillus sp. WH10 genomic region, the following are encoded:
- a CDS encoding nicotinate-nucleotide adenylyltransferase, with translation MKKVGILGGTFDPPHYGHLLIANEVHFALQLDEIWFMPNHEPPHKEKSESVKDADRLQMLNLAIAGNPAFTIQPIELKREGPSYTVDTIKMLNMEYTDHQFFFIIGADMIEYLPKWHKINELVNLVQFVGVERTSYSHQTDYPVLYVDVPAFDVSSSMIRDRMKRGRTVRYLLPDPVIDYIEEKHLYGT, from the coding sequence ATGAAAAAGGTTGGAATATTAGGTGGAACGTTTGATCCGCCGCATTATGGACATCTTTTGATTGCCAATGAAGTTCATTTTGCACTTCAGCTTGATGAGATTTGGTTTATGCCAAATCATGAGCCGCCGCATAAGGAAAAATCGGAATCGGTCAAGGATGCGGATCGTTTGCAGATGCTAAATCTGGCAATCGCAGGAAATCCAGCTTTTACGATTCAACCGATTGAGCTTAAACGCGAAGGACCTTCCTATACAGTTGATACGATAAAAATGCTTAATATGGAATACACTGACCATCAATTTTTCTTTATTATCGGGGCCGATATGATTGAATATTTACCGAAATGGCATAAAATTAATGAACTCGTCAACCTGGTCCAATTTGTTGGGGTTGAAAGGACGTCGTATAGTCATCAAACAGACTATCCTGTACTTTATGTTGATGTTCCAGCATTTGATGTGTCATCGAGTATGATTAGGGATAGAATGAAAAGAGGAAGGACGGTTCGTTATTTATTACCCGATCCGGTAATCGATTATATTGAGGAGAAACATTTATATGGAACGTGA
- the yhbY gene encoding ribosome assembly RNA-binding protein YhbY, whose amino-acid sequence MLTGKQKRFLRSKAHHLDPIFQVGKGGVNDNMKKQILDALEARELFKVSVLQNCEEDKTVVAEQLAEGTGAEIVQIIGSTIVLYKESVEKKTITLP is encoded by the coding sequence ATGTTAACAGGTAAACAAAAAAGATTTTTACGTTCAAAGGCACACCACTTAGATCCTATTTTTCAAGTAGGTAAGGGCGGCGTAAATGACAATATGAAAAAACAAATCTTAGATGCACTAGAAGCAAGAGAACTTTTTAAAGTTAGTGTTTTGCAAAACTGTGAAGAAGATAAAACAGTAGTTGCCGAGCAATTGGCAGAAGGAACTGGTGCAGAAATCGTGCAAATCATAGGCAGCACTATTGTTCTTTATAAGGAGTCTGTTGAAAAGAAAACAATTACTCTTCCTTAA
- the aroE gene encoding shikimate dehydrogenase — protein sequence MKKLYAVLGDPIGHSMSPVMLNDLFSFYQKDAHYLPFQVKAEDLGSAVKGLKAIGAGGFNVTIPHKSNIIPFLDGVDELAASIGAVNTVVNEDGSLIGYNTDGPGFLKGINTIVPMVSEQRILMIGAGGAARAIYFTMAKEKPLVLDIANRTLETAAKLIEDCPYDSSSRALSLKEASENIGEYDLIIQTTMIGMSPKMAEQPLNLDNLRKQSFVCDIIYNPLETQFLHAAALKGARIQNGINMFVYQGALAFEKWTGFFPDVQRMRNNVLVQLGGNPC from the coding sequence GTGAAAAAGTTATATGCTGTTTTGGGGGATCCGATTGGACATTCCATGTCACCTGTTATGTTGAATGATTTATTTTCATTTTATCAGAAAGATGCCCACTATCTCCCTTTTCAAGTAAAGGCAGAAGATCTTGGCTCGGCGGTTAAAGGATTAAAAGCAATTGGTGCCGGCGGGTTTAATGTAACCATACCACATAAAAGTAATATCATTCCCTTTCTCGATGGGGTAGATGAATTAGCCGCAAGCATTGGTGCTGTAAATACGGTTGTCAATGAAGACGGCAGTCTGATTGGCTATAACACAGATGGCCCTGGCTTTTTAAAAGGGATAAATACCATCGTACCTATGGTATCGGAACAAAGGATATTGATGATTGGTGCAGGGGGAGCGGCTAGAGCGATTTATTTTACCATGGCCAAGGAAAAACCTCTCGTACTAGACATTGCGAACCGTACTTTAGAGACAGCCGCGAAACTCATTGAGGATTGTCCTTATGATAGTTCATCAAGGGCATTGTCTTTAAAGGAAGCTAGCGAAAATATAGGGGAATATGATTTAATTATTCAAACCACGATGATCGGTATGTCCCCGAAAATGGCTGAACAGCCCCTTAATTTGGACAATTTACGTAAACAGTCATTCGTTTGTGATATAATTTATAATCCGTTAGAAACGCAATTTTTACATGCTGCAGCTTTAAAAGGTGCAAGAATTCAAAACGGAATTAACATGTTTGTGTATCAGGGTGCCCTTGCCTTTGAAAAATGGACAGGATTTTTCCCTGATGTACAAAGAATGAGAAATAATGTGTTAGTTCAACTAGGAGGAAACCCATGTTAA
- the yqeH gene encoding ribosome biogenesis GTPase YqeH → MSEQQYICMGCGVKVQTDNPEILGYAPASALEKEAIICQRCFRLKHYNEVQDVNLTDDDFLKILNEMGRTDALIVMIVDIFDFNGSWLPGLHRFVGQNKVVLVGNKVDLLPKSVKHSKMINWMKQEAKDLGLRPEEVFLVSAAKGLNVKETAAAIDELRNGKDVYVVGCTNVGKSTFINRIIKEVTGEGDVITTSHFPGTTLDIIKIPLDDEKSLIDSPGIINHHQMAHFVDKKDLKIITPKKEIKPKVFQLNEGQTLFFGGLARFDYISGGRRSFVCYVSNELNIHRTKIENASELYEKHVGEMLTPPGPEQIETFPELVKQDFIIKEAKTDIVFSGLGWITVNEPGAKVAAYVPKGVQTLIRKSLI, encoded by the coding sequence GTGAGTGAACAACAATATATTTGCATGGGCTGCGGTGTTAAAGTGCAAACGGATAACCCAGAAATACTAGGATATGCGCCAGCATCTGCTTTGGAAAAGGAGGCGATTATTTGCCAAAGATGTTTCCGTCTTAAACATTACAACGAGGTTCAGGATGTAAATTTAACTGACGATGACTTTTTAAAAATCTTAAATGAAATGGGCAGGACGGATGCTCTGATTGTCATGATTGTCGACATTTTTGACTTTAATGGCAGCTGGCTTCCAGGATTACACCGGTTTGTCGGACAAAACAAGGTCGTACTTGTTGGAAATAAGGTTGATTTGCTGCCGAAGTCTGTGAAGCATTCTAAAATGATTAACTGGATGAAGCAGGAAGCAAAGGACCTGGGGCTAAGACCTGAAGAGGTGTTCCTTGTCAGTGCTGCAAAAGGTTTAAATGTGAAGGAAACAGCAGCTGCCATTGACGAGTTGCGGAACGGGAAAGACGTTTATGTCGTAGGTTGTACAAATGTAGGAAAATCAACTTTTATAAATAGAATCATTAAAGAAGTAACAGGAGAAGGGGACGTTATTACGACCTCCCACTTTCCAGGGACGACGCTTGATATTATCAAAATCCCACTTGATGATGAGAAATCATTAATTGATTCACCGGGGATTATCAACCATCATCAAATGGCGCATTTTGTAGATAAGAAGGACTTAAAAATTATTACCCCTAAAAAAGAAATCAAGCCAAAGGTGTTTCAATTGAACGAAGGGCAAACATTATTCTTTGGTGGCTTAGCACGGTTCGATTATATTAGCGGCGGCAGAAGATCATTTGTTTGTTATGTTTCCAATGAATTGAATATTCACCGAACCAAAATAGAAAATGCTTCCGAGCTTTATGAAAAGCATGTCGGGGAAATGCTGACCCCACCAGGGCCAGAGCAAATAGAGACGTTTCCAGAGCTTGTGAAACAAGACTTTATCATAAAAGAAGCGAAAACGGATATTGTTTTTTCCGGACTCGGCTGGATCACGGTAAACGAGCCAGGGGCAAAAGTGGCGGCTTACGTTCCAAAGGGTGTGCAAACGTTGATCAGGAAATCTTTAATATAA
- a CDS encoding YqeG family HAD IIIA-type phosphatase: protein MLKQFLPDEHVKSILDISPEELKSRGVKGIITDLDNTLVEWDRPTATPQLIKWFDEIKKHNILVTIVSNNNEERVKAFSDPLNIPFIFRARKPMGPAFYKAISQMGIKKEEAVVIGDQLLTDVLGGNRSGFHTILVVPVAQTDGFWTKFNRFVERRILNWFRKKGMLQWED from the coding sequence GTGTTAAAACAATTTTTACCAGATGAACATGTGAAAAGCATTTTGGATATATCTCCTGAAGAGTTAAAATCAAGAGGGGTTAAAGGGATTATTACGGATTTGGATAATACGTTAGTGGAATGGGATCGACCAACTGCCACCCCACAATTGATTAAATGGTTTGATGAAATAAAAAAACATAATATCCTCGTAACGATTGTCTCCAACAATAATGAAGAGAGAGTAAAGGCTTTTTCTGACCCGCTTAATATCCCGTTTATTTTTCGGGCGAGAAAGCCGATGGGACCGGCGTTTTATAAAGCCATCTCACAAATGGGCATTAAAAAGGAAGAAGCCGTTGTTATCGGGGATCAATTATTAACGGATGTTCTAGGCGGAAACCGAAGTGGTTTTCATACCATCCTCGTTGTTCCTGTTGCCCAAACGGACGGATTCTGGACAAAATTTAATCGCTTTGTGGAACGAAGAATTCTAAATTGGTTCCGAAAAAAAGGCATGCTACAGTGGGAGGATTAA
- a CDS encoding sporulation histidine kinase inhibitor Sda yields the protein MRKLSDELLIESYFKARELNLSPEFIGLIESEINRRSLFKKIKRSS from the coding sequence GTGCGGAAACTGTCAGATGAATTATTAATTGAGTCATATTTTAAAGCAAGAGAATTAAACTTAAGTCCAGAATTTATTGGTCTCATTGAGTCCGAAATTAACCGGCGTTCTTTATTCAAAAAAATTAAAAGATCTTCATAA